In one window of Escherichia coli DSM 30083 = JCM 1649 = ATCC 11775 DNA:
- the agaI gene encoding galactosamine-6-phosphate isomerase: MERGTASGGASLLKEFHPVQTLQQVENYTALSERASEYLLAVIRRKPDAVICLATGATPLLTYHYLVEKIHQQQVDVSQLTFVKLDEWVDLPLTMPGTCETFLQQHIVQPLGLREDQLISFHSEEINETECERVTNLIARKGGLDLCVLGLGKNGHLGLNEPGESLQPACHISQLDARTQQHEMLKTADRPVTRGITLGLKDILNAREVLLLVTGEGKQDATERFLTAKVSTAIPASFLWLHNYFTCMIDEMCRR; encoded by the coding sequence ATGGAACGAGGCACCGCGTCTGGCGGTGCCTCTTTACTTAAGGAATTTCATCCTGTGCAAACCCTTCAACAAGTTGAAAACTATACGGCGTTAAGTGAACGTGCCAGCGAATATTTATTGGCCGTGATCCGTCGCAAACCGGATGCCGTGATTTGCCTGGCGACCGGAGCCACGCCATTACTGACGTATCATTATCTGGTAGAAAAAATCCACCAGCAGCAGGTTGATGTCAGCCAGCTCACCTTCGTGAAGCTCGACGAATGGGTGGATCTGCCATTAACGATGCCTGGTACCTGCGAAACTTTCCTTCAACAGCATATCGTGCAGCCGCTGGGGTTACGTGAAGACCAGCTCATCAGCTTTCACTCCGAAGAGATAAATGAGACAGAGTGCGAACGGGTAACGAACCTGATTGCGCGCAAAGGCGGTCTGGACTTATGCGTTCTCGGATTGGGGAAAAACGGTCATCTTGGGCTGAACGAACCGGGAGAAAGCCTGCAACCGGCCTGCCATATCAGTCAACTTGATGCCAGAACACAGCAACATGAGATGTTAAAAACCGCGGACCGTCCCGTGACTCGTGGGATCACCTTAGGCCTGAAGGATATTCTCAATGCCCGCGAAGTTTTGTTACTGGTGACTGGCGAAGGAAAACAGGATGCGACAGAACGTTTTCTCACGGCTAAAGTCTCTACCGCTATCCCGGCTTCATTTTTATGGCTGCATAACTATTTCACATGCATGATTGATGAGATGTGTCGTCGTTAA
- the ubiU gene encoding ubiquinone anaerobic biosynthesis protein UbiU, with protein sequence MELLCPAGNLPALKAAIENGADAVYIGLKDDTNARHFAGLNFTEKKLQEAVSFVHQHRRKLHIAINTFAHPDGYARWQRAVDMAAQLGADALILADLAMLEYAAERYPHIERHVSVQASATNEEAINFYHRHFDVARVVLPRVLSIHQVKQLARVTPVPLEVFAFGSLCIMSEGRCYLSSYLTGESPNTVGACSPARFVRWQQTPQGLESRLNEVLIDRYQDGENAGYPTLCKGRYLVNGERYHALEEPTSLNTLELLPELMAANIASVKIEGRQRSPAYVSQVAKVWRQAIDRCKADPQNFIPQSAWMETLGSMSEGTQTTLGAYHRKWQ encoded by the coding sequence ATGGAGCTGCTCTGCCCTGCCGGAAATCTCCCGGCGCTTAAGGCGGCCATCGAAAACGGCGCAGATGCTGTTTATATCGGGCTAAAAGATGATACCAATGCCCGTCACTTCGCCGGCCTTAACTTTACCGAGAAAAAATTGCAGGAAGCGGTGAGTTTTGTCCATCAACATCGCCGCAAACTTCACATCGCGATTAACACTTTTGCGCATCCGGACGGTTACGCCCGTTGGCAGCGCGCCGTGGATATGGCGGCGCAACTGGGTGCCGACGCGCTGATACTCGCCGACCTCGCCATGCTGGAGTACGCCGCCGAGCGTTATCCGCATATTGAGCGCCACGTATCGGTGCAGGCTTCGGCGACCAATGAAGAGGCGATTAACTTTTATCATCGCCATTTTGACGTTGCCCGCGTGGTGCTGCCGCGCGTGTTGTCGATTCATCAGGTGAAACAACTGGCACGGGTCACACCTGTACCACTGGAAGTCTTTGCTTTCGGCAGCCTGTGCATTATGTCGGAAGGTCGTTGCTATCTGTCGTCGTATTTGACGGGTGAGTCGCCCAACACCGTGGGCGCGTGTTCTCCGGCCCGTTTCGTGCGCTGGCAACAAACGCCGCAGGGGCTGGAATCCCGCCTGAACGAAGTGCTGATCGACCGTTATCAGGACGGCGAAAACGCAGGTTATCCGACGCTATGTAAAGGGCGTTATCTGGTGAACGGCGAGCGCTATCATGCGCTGGAAGAACCAACCAGTCTCAATACCCTGGAACTGCTGCCGGAGTTAATGGCGGCGAATATCGCTTCGGTGAAAATTGAAGGCCGCCAGCGTAGCCCGGCGTATGTCAGCCAGGTGGCGAAAGTCTGGCGTCAGGCTATCGACCGTTGTAAGGCCGATCCGCAAAACT
- the yhbS gene encoding GNAT family N-acetyltransferase, producing the protein MLIRVEIPIDAPGIDALLRRSFESDAEAKLVHDLREDGFLTLGLVATDDEGQVIGYVAFSPVDVQGEDLQWVGMAPLAVDEKYRGQGLARQLVYEGLDSLNEFGYAAVVTLGDPALYSRFGFELAAHHDLRCRWPGTESAFQVHRLADDALNGVTGLVEYHEHFNRF; encoded by the coding sequence ATGCTAATTCGAGTAGAAATTCCCATTGATGCGCCGGGTATTGATGCCCTGCTGCGTCGTTCATTCGAAAGTGATGCGGAAGCGAAGCTGGTTCACGATCTGCGTGAAGATGGCTTTCTGACGCTGGGGCTGGTGGCGACAGATGACGAAGGTCAGGTCATTGGCTATGTGGCATTTAGTCCGGTTGATGTGCAGGGCGAAGACCTGCAATGGGTCGGCATGGCACCGCTGGCGGTAGATGAAAAATACCGTGGACAGGGGCTGGCACGCCAACTGGTCTATGAAGGACTCGATTCGCTTAATGAGTTCGGCTATGCCGCAGTGGTGACGCTGGGCGATCCGGCGCTGTACAGCCGTTTCGGCTTTGAACTGGCGGCACATCACGATCTGCGTTGCCGCTGGCCGGGCACTGAAAGTGCCTTCCAGGTACATCGTTTAGCGGATGACGCGCTGAACGGTGTAACTGGTCTGGTTGAGTATCACGAGCACTTCAATCGCTTTTAA
- the lpoA gene encoding penicillin-binding protein activator LpoA — protein sequence MVPSTFSRLKAARCLPVVLAALIFAGCGTHTPDQSTAYMQGTAQADSAFYLQQMQQSSDDTRINWQLLAIRALVKEGKTGQAVELFNQLPQELNDTQRREKTLLAAEIKLAQKDFAGAQNLLAKITPADLEQNQQARYWQAKIDASQGRPSIDLLRALIAQEPLLGAKEKQQNIDATWQALSSMTQEQANTLVINADENILQGWLDLQRVWFDNRNDPDMMKAGIADWQKRYPNNPGAKMLPTQLVNVKAFKPASTNKIALLLPLNGQAAVFGRTIQQGFEAAKNIGTQPVVAQVAAAPAADVAEQPQPQTVDGVASPAQASVSDLTGEQPAAQSVPVSAPATSTAAVSAPANPSAELKIYDTSSQPLSQILSQVQQDGASIVVGPLLKNNVEELLKSNTPLNVLALNQPENIENRVNICYFALSPEDEARDAARHIRDQGKQAPLVLIPRSSLGDRVANAFAQEWQKLGGGTVLQQKFGSTSELRAGVNGGSGIALTGSPITPRETTDSGMTTNNPTLQTTPTDDQFTNNGGRVDAVYIVATPGEIAFIKPMIAMRNGSQSGATLYASSRSAQGTAGPDFRLEMEGLQYSEIPMLAGGNLPLMQQALSAVNNDYSLARMYAMGVDAWSLANHFSQMRQVQGFEINGNTGSLTANPDCVINRKLSWLQYQQGQVVPAS from the coding sequence ATGGTACCCTCAACATTTTCTCGTTTGAAAGCCGCGCGTTGTCTGCCTGTTGTTCTGGCAGCCCTGATTTTCGCCGGTTGTGGCACCCATACTCCCGATCAGTCCACTGCTTATATGCAGGGCACGGCGCAGGCTGATTCTGCCTTTTACCTGCAACAGATGCAGCAAAGTTCTGATGATACCAGGATCAACTGGCAATTACTCGCCATTCGTGCACTGGTGAAAGAAGGTAAAACCGGGCAGGCAGTTGAGTTGTTTAACCAACTACCGCAAGAACTGAATGATACTCAGCGTCGCGAGAAAACACTGCTGGCGGCAGAGATTAAACTGGCGCAGAAAGATTTTGCTGGCGCGCAAAACTTGCTGGCGAAAATCACACCTGCCGATTTAGAACAAAACCAGCAAGCCCGTTACTGGCAGGCAAAAATCGATGCCAGCCAGGGGCGTCCTTCCATTGATTTACTGCGCGCGTTAATTGCTCAGGAACCGCTGCTCGGTGCGAAAGAAAAGCAGCAGAATATTGACGCCACATGGCAGGCGCTCTCCTCCATGACTCAGGAGCAGGCGAATACGCTGGTGATCAACGCCGACGAAAATATTCTGCAAGGCTGGCTGGATTTGCAGCGCGTCTGGTTTGATAACCGTAACGATCCTGACATGATGAAAGCTGGGATCGCCGACTGGCAGAAACGTTATCCGAACAACCCGGGCGCGAAAATGCTGCCAACGCAGTTGGTTAACGTAAAAGCGTTTAAACCCGCATCGACCAACAAAATCGCCCTGCTGTTGCCGCTGAATGGCCAGGCAGCGGTATTTGGTCGCACTATTCAGCAAGGCTTTGAAGCGGCGAAAAATATCGGCACTCAGCCAGTGGTGGCCCAGGTAGCAGCCGCACCTGCCGCAGACGTAGCAGAACAACCTCAGCCGCAAACCGTGGATGGCGTTGCCAGCCCGGCACAAGCTTCGGTTAGCGATCTGACCGGTGAACAGCCTGCGGCTCAGTCGGTGCCTGTAAGCGCCCCGGCGACAAGCACCGCAGCGGTAAGCGCACCCGCAAATCCATCCGCAGAGCTGAAAATCTACGATACCTCATCACAACCACTTAGCCAGATCTTAAGCCAGGTTCAGCAGGATGGCGCGAGTATTGTGGTCGGTCCGTTGCTGAAAAATAACGTTGAAGAGTTGCTGAAGAGCAACACTCCGCTGAACGTGCTGGCACTGAACCAGCCGGAGAACATCGAAAACCGCGTCAATATTTGTTACTTCGCGCTTTCACCGGAAGACGAAGCGCGCGATGCAGCGCGTCATATTCGTGACCAGGGTAAACAAGCGCCGCTGGTGCTGATCCCACGCAGTTCATTGGGCGATCGCGTAGCCAATGCGTTTGCGCAAGAGTGGCAGAAACTGGGCGGCGGCACCGTTCTGCAACAAAAATTTGGTTCCACCAGCGAGTTACGCGCGGGTGTTAACGGCGGTTCGGGTATCGCTTTAACGGGTAGCCCGATTACTCCCAGAGAAACAACCGACTCCGGCATGACGACCAACAATCCAACGCTGCAAACCACACCAACCGATGATCAGTTCACCAATAATGGCGGTCGTGTCGATGCGGTGTACATTGTGGCAACGCCGGGTGAAATCGCTTTTATCAAACCAATGATCGCCATGCGTAACGGTAGCCAGAGCGGTGCAACGCTGTACGCCAGCTCCCGCAGTGCGCAAGGGACCGCTGGCCCGGATTTCCGCCTGGAGATGGAAGGCTTGCAGTACAGCGAAATCCCGATGCTGGCAGGCGGTAATCTGCCGTTAATGCAGCAGGCGCTCAGCGCGGTGAACAACGATTATTCGCTGGCTCGCATGTATGCGATGGGCGTCGATGCCTGGTCGTTGGCAAATCATTTCTCACAAATGCGCCAGGTTCAGGGTTTTGAAATCAACGGTAATACCGGAAGCCTGACGGCAAACCCGGATTGCGTGATTAACAGGAAGTTATCATGGCTACAGTACCAACAAGGTCAGGTAGTCCCCGCCAGTTAA
- the dolP gene encoding division/outer membrane stress-associated lipid-binding lipoprotein, with amino-acid sequence MKALSPIAVLISALLLQGCVAAAVVGTAAVGTKAATDPRSVGTQVDDGTLEVRVNSALSKDEQIKKEARINVTAYQGKVLLVGQSPNAELSARAKQIAMGVDGANEVYNEIRQGQPIGLGEASNDTWITTKVRSQLLTSDLVKSSNVKVTTENGEVFLMGLVTEREAKAAADIASRVSGVKRVTTAFTFIK; translated from the coding sequence ATGAAGGCATTATCGCCAATCGCAGTCCTTATTTCCGCGCTGCTGTTGCAAGGTTGTGTTGCCGCTGCCGTAGTGGGTACTGCTGCTGTGGGTACCAAAGCCGCAACTGACCCACGCAGTGTCGGCACCCAGGTAGACGATGGTACCCTGGAAGTGCGCGTGAACAGCGCATTGTCGAAAGACGAACAAATTAAGAAAGAAGCGCGCATTAATGTAACGGCCTATCAGGGCAAAGTGCTGCTGGTTGGGCAGTCACCAAACGCTGAACTTTCGGCTCGCGCCAAACAGATTGCTATGGGCGTAGACGGTGCCAACGAAGTGTATAACGAGATTCGTCAGGGCCAGCCGATTGGTCTGGGCGAAGCGTCTAACGATACGTGGATCACCACCAAAGTACGTTCGCAGCTGTTAACCAGCGACCTGGTGAAATCGTCCAACGTGAAAGTGACCACCGAAAACGGTGAAGTGTTCCTGATGGGGCTGGTGACTGAACGTGAAGCGAAAGCGGCGGCAGATATTGCCAGCCGGGTAAGCGGCGTGAAGCGGGTAACTACGGCGTTTACGTTTATTAAATAG
- the yhbP gene encoding YhbP family protein, producing the protein METLTAISRWLAKQHVVTWCVQQEGELWCANAFYLFDAQKVAFYILTEEKTRHAQMSGPQAAIAGTVNGQPKTVALIRGVQFKGEIRRLEGEESDLARKAYNRRFPVARMLSAPVWEIRLDEIKFTDNTLGFGKKMIWLRNSGTEQA; encoded by the coding sequence ATGGAAACACTCACCGCCATCAGCCGTTGGCTGGCAAAACAACATGTTGTCACCTGGTGTGTGCAGCAGGAAGGGGAACTGTGGTGCGCCAATGCCTTTTATCTTTTTGATGCGCAGAAAGTCGCCTTCTACATTTTGACGGAAGAAAAAACGCGTCATGCGCAGATGAGCGGGCCGCAGGCGGCAATTGCCGGAACGGTAAACGGTCAGCCGAAAACGGTAGCGTTAATTCGCGGCGTGCAGTTTAAAGGTGAGATCCGCAGACTGGAAGGCGAGGAAAGCGACCTCGCACGCAAGGCGTACAATCGTCGCTTTCCGGTTGCCAGAATGCTGTCGGCCCCGGTATGGGAAATCCGGCTCGATGAAATCAAATTCACCGACAACACGCTGGGCTTTGGTAAAAAAATGATTTGGCTACGTAACTCAGGCACCGAGCAGGCGTAA
- the yhbO gene encoding protein/nucleic acid deglycase, with protein sequence MSKKIAVLITDEFEDSEFTSPADEFRKAGHEVITIEKQAGKTVKGKKGEASVAIDKSIDEVTPAEFDALLLPGGHSPDYLRGDNRFVTFTRDFVNSGKPVFAICHGPQLLISADVILGRKLTAVKPIVIDVKNAGAEFYDQEVVVDKDQLVTSRTPDDLPAFNREALRLLGA encoded by the coding sequence ATGAGTAAGAAAATCGCCGTTTTAATCACTGATGAATTTGAGGATTCAGAATTTACTTCACCCGCAGACGAGTTCCGTAAAGCCGGACACGAAGTGATTACCATTGAAAAACAAGCGGGTAAAACGGTGAAAGGCAAAAAAGGAGAAGCCAGCGTGGCCATCGATAAATCCATCGATGAAGTGACGCCCGCAGAGTTCGATGCCCTGCTGCTACCGGGCGGTCATTCACCAGATTATCTGCGTGGTGACAACCGTTTTGTCACCTTCACACGCGATTTTGTGAACAGCGGCAAACCTGTTTTCGCCATCTGTCACGGTCCCCAGTTGCTGATCAGCGCCGATGTGATCCTTGGTCGTAAGCTGACCGCCGTTAAACCGATCGTGATTGATGTTAAAAACGCGGGCGCGGAATTTTACGATCAGGAAGTGGTGGTCGATAAAGATCAGCTGGTTACCAGCCGGACACCGGACGATCTGCCAGCGTTTAACCGCGAGGCGTTACGCCTGCTCGGTGCCTGA
- the diaA gene encoding DnaA initiator-associating protein DiaA, whose protein sequence is MQERIKACFTESIQTQIAAAEALPDAISRAAMTLVQSLLNGNKILCCGNGTSAANAQHFAASMINRFETERPSLPAIALNTDNVVLTAIANDRLHDEVYAKQVRALGHAGDVLLAISTRGNSRDIVKAVEAAVTRDMTIVALTGYDGGELAGLLGPQDVEIRIPSHRSARIQEMHMLTVNCLCDLIDNTLFPHQDV, encoded by the coding sequence GTGCAAGAAAGAATTAAAGCTTGCTTCACTGAAAGCATTCAAACTCAAATTGCGGCGGCAGAGGCGCTTCCGGATGCCATCTCCCGTGCAGCCATGACGCTGGTTCAGTCTCTGCTCAATGGCAACAAAATCCTCTGTTGTGGTAATGGAACTTCCGCTGCCAATGCACAGCATTTTGCTGCCAGCATGATCAACCGTTTCGAAACGGAGCGGCCCAGCTTACCTGCCATTGCACTAAATACTGATAATGTTGTCTTAACGGCAATTGCCAACGATCGCTTACATGATGAAGTGTATGCAAAACAGGTGCGGGCGCTGGGCCATGCGGGAGATGTATTGTTAGCCATTTCCACCCGTGGCAACAGCCGCGATATTGTAAAAGCGGTAGAAGCTGCCGTTACGCGTGATATGACCATTGTGGCATTAACCGGCTATGACGGCGGTGAACTTGCAGGTTTGTTAGGGCCACAGGATGTGGAGATCCGCATTCCTTCGCATCGTAGTGCTCGCATTCAGGAAATGCATATGCTGACGGTAAATTGCCTGTGCGATCTGATCGATAACACGCTTTTCCCTCACCAGGATGTTTAA
- the rsmI gene encoding 16S rRNA (cytidine(1402)-2'-O)-methyltransferase produces MKQHQSADNSQGQLYIVPTPIGNLADITQRALEVLQAVDLIAAEDTRHTGLLLQHFGINARLFALHDHNEQQKAETLLAKLQEGQNIALVSDAGTPLINDPGYHLVRTCREAGIRVVPLPGPCAAITALSAAGLPSDRFCYEGFLPAKSKGRRDALKAIEAEPRTLIFYESTHRLLDSLEDIVAVLGESRYVVLARELTKTWETIHGAPVGELLAWVKEDENRRKGEMVLIVEGHKAQEEDLPADALRTLALLQAELPLKKAAALAAEIHGVKKNALYKYALEQQGE; encoded by the coding sequence ATGAAACAACACCAATCGGCGGATAATTCTCAGGGCCAGCTTTACATTGTACCGACGCCAATCGGCAATCTGGCGGATATCACCCAGCGTGCGTTGGAGGTATTACAGGCCGTTGATCTGATTGCCGCCGAGGATACGCGTCACACCGGTTTATTGCTGCAACATTTTGGGATTAATGCTCGGTTGTTTGCGCTGCACGACCATAACGAACAACAAAAAGCCGAAACGCTGCTGGCGAAGCTGCAAGAGGGGCAAAACATTGCGCTGGTTTCCGATGCCGGAACGCCGCTAATTAACGATCCTGGCTACCATCTGGTGCGTACCTGCCGTGAAGCGGGGATTCGCGTGGTGCCGCTACCCGGGCCGTGTGCTGCTATCACTGCGTTAAGCGCCGCGGGTTTACCATCCGATCGTTTTTGTTATGAAGGCTTTTTACCTGCCAAATCAAAAGGCCGCCGTGATGCGCTAAAAGCCATTGAAGCGGAGCCGCGCACGCTGATTTTTTATGAATCTACCCACCGTCTGTTAGATAGCCTGGAAGATATCGTTGCGGTATTAGGCGAATCCCGCTACGTCGTTCTGGCGCGTGAGCTGACCAAAACCTGGGAAACCATTCACGGCGCGCCCGTTGGCGAGCTGCTGGCGTGGGTCAAAGAAGATGAAAACCGTCGCAAAGGCGAAATGGTACTGATTGTCGAAGGCCATAAAGCACAGGAAGAAGACTTACCCGCCGATGCCCTGCGCACGCTGGCGCTGCTACAGGCAGAACTGCCGCTGAAAAAAGCGGCGGCGCTGGCAGCAGAAATTCACGGCGTGAAGAAAAATGCGCTGTATAAGTATGCGCTGGAGCAGCAGGGAGAGTGA
- the ubiT gene encoding ubiquinone anaerobic biosynthesis accessory factor UbiT, with the protein MLDKLRSRIVHLGPSLLSVPVKLTPFALKRQVLEQVLSWQFRQALDDGELEFLEGRWLSIHVRDIDLQWFTSVVNGKLVVSQNAQADVSFSADASDLLMIAARKQDPDTLFFQRRLVIEGDTELGLYVKNLMDAIELEQMPKALRMMLLQLADFVEAGMKTAPETKQTSVGEPC; encoded by the coding sequence GTGTTGGATAAACTGCGTTCCCGTATTGTGCATTTGGGGCCATCTCTGTTGAGTGTACCGGTAAAACTGACGCCATTTGCGCTAAAACGCCAGGTTCTTGAGCAGGTCTTAAGCTGGCAATTCCGTCAGGCGCTGGATGATGGCGAGCTGGAGTTTCTTGAAGGTCGCTGGTTAAGTATTCATGTGCGTGATATTGACCTGCAATGGTTTACCTCGGTGGTGAATGGCAAACTGGTCGTTAGCCAGAACGCGCAAGCTGATGTGAGTTTTAGTGCCGACGCCAGCGATCTGCTGATGATTGCGGCGCGTAAACAAGATCCGGATACGCTCTTCTTCCAGCGTCGGCTGGTGATTGAAGGCGATACGGAGCTGGGGCTGTATGTGAAAAACCTGATGGACGCCATTGAACTGGAGCAAATGCCGAAAGCCTTACGCATGATGCTGCTGCAACTGGCGGATTTTGTTGAGGCGGGAATGAAAACCGCGCCTGAAACCAAACAGACATCGGTAGGTGAACCATGCTAA
- the yraQ gene encoding permease, with product MTGQSSSQTATPIQWWKPALFFLVVIAGLWYVKWQPYYGKAFTAAETHSIGKSILAQADANPWQAALNYAMIYFLAVWKAAVLGVILGSLIQVLIPRDWLLRTLGQSRFRGTLLGTLFSLPGMMCTCCAAPVAAGMRRQQVSMGGALAFWMGNPLLNPATLVFMGFVLGWDFAAIRLVAGLVMVLLIATLVQKWVRETPQTQAPVEIDIPEAQGGFFSRWGRALWTLFWSTIPVYILAVLVLGAARVWLFPHADGAVDNSLMWVVAMAVAGCLFVIPTAAEIPIVQTMMLAGMGTAPALALLMTLPAVSLPSLIMLRKAFPTKALWLTGAMVAVSGVIVGGLALLV from the coding sequence ATGACTGGTCAGTCTTCATCTCAGACGGCAACGCCCATTCAGTGGTGGAAACCCGCGCTTTTCTTTCTCGTTGTCATTGCCGGTCTCTGGTATGTGAAATGGCAACCTTACTACGGCAAAGCGTTTACTGCTGCCGAAACCCACAGTATCGGTAAATCTATCCTTGCGCAGGCGGATGCTAATCCGTGGCAGGCGGCGTTGAATTACGCGATGATCTATTTTCTCGCGGTATGGAAAGCGGCGGTGCTGGGGGTGATCCTCGGTTCGTTGATTCAGGTGCTGATCCCGCGTGACTGGTTGTTGCGTACGCTTGGGCAATCGCGCTTTCGCGGCACGCTGCTGGGAACGCTGTTTTCGCTGCCGGGTATGATGTGTACCTGCTGTGCGGCTCCGGTCGCGGCGGGAATGCGTCGCCAACAGGTGTCGATGGGCGGTGCGCTGGCATTCTGGATGGGGAATCCGTTGTTAAACCCGGCGACGCTGGTGTTTATGGGGTTCGTCCTCGGCTGGGATTTTGCGGCGATTCGTCTGGTGGCGGGGCTGGTGATGGTGTTGCTGATTGCGACGCTGGTGCAAAAATGGGTGCGTGAAACACCGCAAACGCAGGCACCGGTCGAAATTGACATACCGGAAGCACAGGGAGGATTTTTTAGCCGCTGGGGCAGGGCGCTATGGACGCTTTTCTGGAGTACGATCCCGGTTTACATCCTTGCAGTACTGGTGTTGGGTGCCGCTCGCGTCTGGTTATTCCCCCATGCCGATGGTGCTGTCGATAACAGCCTGATGTGGGTGGTGGCGATGGCGGTGGCAGGATGCTTGTTTGTCATTCCCACGGCAGCAGAAATTCCGATTGTACAAACGATGATGCTGGCAGGTATGGGAACTGCTCCGGCGCTGGCATTGTTGATGACGCTCCCGGCGGTGAGTTTGCCGTCACTGATTATGCTGCGCAAAGCGTTCCCGACGAAAGCCTTATGGCTGACGGGGGCGATGGTGGCAGTGTCTGGTGTGATTGTCGGCGGGCTGGCGCTGTTGGTTTGA
- the yhbQ gene encoding DNA damage response exodeoxyribonuclease YhbQ: MTPWFLYLIRTADNKLYTGITTDVERRYQQHQSGKGAKALRGKGELTLAFSAPVGDRSLALRAEYRVKQLTKRQKERLVAEGAVFAELLSSLQTPEIKSD, encoded by the coding sequence ATGACACCCTGGTTTCTTTACTTGATCCGTACCGCCGACAATAAGCTTTATACCGGGATCACCACGGATGTCGAACGCCGCTATCAGCAGCACCAAAGCGGCAAAGGGGCGAAAGCACTGCGCGGGAAGGGAGAACTAACGCTGGCGTTTTCCGCACCAGTGGGCGATCGTTCGCTGGCGTTACGGGCAGAATATCGCGTTAAGCAACTGACCAAACGGCAAAAAGAGCGTCTGGTAGCGGAAGGTGCAGTGTTTGCAGAACTGTTGAGCAGCCTGCAAACCCCGGAGATTAAAAGCGATTGA
- the yraR gene encoding NAD(P)H-binding protein, giving the protein MSQVLITGATGLVGGHLLRMLINEPKVNAIAAPTRRPLGDMPGVFNPHDPQLTDALAQVTDPIDIVFCCLGTTRREAGSKEAFIHADYTLVVDTALTGRRLGAQHMLVVSAMGANAHSPFFYNRVKGEMEEALIAQNWPKLTIARPSMLLGDRSKQRMNETLFAPLFRLLPGNWKSIDARDVARVMLAEAMRPEHEGVTILSSSELRKRAE; this is encoded by the coding sequence ATGAGTCAGGTACTGATTACAGGCGCAACGGGGCTGGTGGGCGGTCACCTGCTGCGGATGTTGATTAATGAACCGAAAGTTAACGCCATTGCTGCGCCGACGCGACGTCCGTTGGGCGATATGCCCGGGGTGTTTAATCCCCATGATCCGCAACTGACTGACGCGCTGGCGCAGGTCACCGATCCCATCGACATTGTGTTTTGTTGTCTCGGCACCACGCGGCGAGAAGCGGGGAGCAAAGAGGCGTTTATTCATGCCGATTACACGTTGGTGGTGGATACCGCATTAACCGGGCGGCGGCTCGGTGCGCAGCATATGCTGGTGGTCAGTGCTATGGGTGCTAATGCCCACTCGCCGTTTTTCTATAACCGCGTCAAAGGGGAGATGGAAGAAGCATTAATCGCCCAGAACTGGCCGAAATTGACCATTGCTCGCCCGTCGATGTTACTGGGCGATCGTAGCAAACAGCGGATGAACGAAACGCTTTTTGCGCCGCTGTTCCGTTTGTTACCCGGTAACTGGAAATCCATTGATGCGAGAGACGTGGCGCGGGTCATGCTGGCAGAGGCGATGCGGCCTGAGCATGAAGGTGTGACGATTTTAAGCTCTTCAGAATTACGCAAAAGAGCTGAATAA
- the yraN gene encoding YraN family protein, with the protein MATVPTRSGSPRQLTTKQTGDAWEAQARRWLEGKGLRFIAANVNERGGEIDLIMREGRTTVFIEVRYRRSALYGGAAASVTRSKQHKLLQTARLWLARHNGSFDTVDCRFDVVAFTGNEVEWIKDAFNDHS; encoded by the coding sequence ATGGCTACAGTACCAACAAGGTCAGGTAGTCCCCGCCAGTTAACCACCAAACAGACCGGCGATGCGTGGGAAGCACAAGCGCGTCGCTGGCTGGAAGGCAAAGGACTACGGTTTATCGCCGCTAACGTGAACGAGCGTGGCGGCGAGATCGATCTGATAATGCGTGAAGGCCGGACCACCGTTTTTATCGAGGTGCGTTACCGCCGCTCTGCGCTTTATGGCGGCGCGGCAGCCAGTGTGACCCGCAGCAAACAACACAAATTATTACAGACTGCCCGCTTGTGGCTCGCGCGTCATAATGGGAGTTTTGATACTGTGGATTGCCGGTTCGATGTGGTAGCCTTCACCGGGAATGAGGTTGAGTGGATTAAGGATGCCTTTAATGACCACTCATAA